Proteins encoded together in one Acidobacteriota bacterium window:
- the ypdA gene encoding YpdA family putative bacillithiol disulfide reductase has translation MECYDIIVVGAGPTGLACAIEAGRAGLSALVIDKGCVVNSLYNYPTDMTFFTTPDLLEIGDLPMVSLREKPTRIEALKYYRLAAQRYQIQINQYEAVAEISGADGQFHVRTQRQDASVGRYEARKIILATGYYDIPNLLGVPGEELPKVSHYYREAHPYYNCDVAVIGARNSAAIAALELHRHGARVTMIHRSSQLSDKIKYWIKPNIENRIKNGEIKALFDTKVVEIRPDSIVVAPVHADAKPGSGSTGMQALKNDFVLALIGYQPDTTFLRQMGVTIEPRRMRPYCNPTTLESNIPGLYLAGVIIAGLDTNEVFIENGRFHGKQIITDIAKKLGR, from the coding sequence ATGGAATGTTACGACATCATCGTGGTGGGGGCGGGACCGACGGGACTGGCCTGTGCCATTGAGGCTGGGCGCGCCGGACTCAGCGCGCTGGTCATTGATAAGGGTTGCGTGGTCAATTCGCTCTATAACTATCCAACCGACATGACTTTCTTCACCACGCCGGACCTGCTGGAAATCGGCGACCTGCCCATGGTCAGCCTGCGCGAGAAGCCCACGCGCATCGAGGCGTTGAAGTATTACCGGCTCGCGGCGCAGCGCTATCAGATTCAGATCAATCAGTATGAAGCGGTCGCCGAGATATCCGGCGCGGACGGGCAATTCCATGTGCGGACCCAGCGGCAGGATGCGAGTGTTGGTCGCTACGAAGCGCGCAAGATCATCCTGGCCACGGGCTATTACGACATTCCCAATCTGCTCGGCGTTCCCGGCGAGGAACTGCCCAAGGTTTCGCACTACTACCGCGAGGCGCACCCTTACTACAACTGTGATGTCGCGGTGATCGGCGCGCGCAACTCGGCGGCCATCGCCGCGCTGGAGTTGCATCGCCACGGGGCGCGGGTAACCATGATCCACCGCAGTTCGCAGCTCTCCGACAAAATTAAATACTGGATTAAGCCGAACATCGAGAACCGCATCAAGAATGGGGAGATCAAAGCGCTGTTCGACACCAAGGTGGTGGAGATTCGCCCGGACTCGATTGTCGTCGCCCCGGTTCACGCTGATGCCAAGCCGGGCTCCGGCTCAACCGGGATGCAGGCTCTCAAGAATGATTTTGTACTGGCGCTGATCGGCTACCAGCCCGACACGACGTTCCTGCGGCAGATGGGCGTCACCATCGAGCCGCGGCGCATGCGTCCCTACTGCAACCCAACTACATTAGAGAGCAACATTCCGGGACTTTATCTGGCTGGAGTCATCATCGCCGGCCTCGACACCAACGAAGTCTTCATCGAAAACGGACGCTTCCACGGCAAGCAGATCATCACTGACATCGCCAAGAAATTGGGTAGGTAG
- a CDS encoding phosphoadenylyl-sulfate reductase translates to MPLTQDEVTRLAAQFEGQTAADVLRWALEKFHPRLALSNSLQTEDMVVQDIAWRIEKGLKVFTLDTGRVHQETYDMIDRVRDQYGIRMDVLFPDATEVQGMVDAKGMNLFYESLENRHECCGIRKVKPLGKKLATLDAWITGLRRDQWASRGNVQKIEIDAANGGIIKLNPIADWTREMLDEYVAKNRVPRHALYSKGFTSIGCLPCTRATQPGENPRAGRWWWEDDGKKECGLHVAEK, encoded by the coding sequence ATGCCGTTAACACAGGATGAAGTCACGCGGCTTGCCGCGCAGTTCGAGGGACAGACTGCCGCGGATGTGCTGCGCTGGGCGCTCGAAAAGTTCCATCCGCGCCTTGCTCTCTCCAACAGCTTGCAGACCGAAGACATGGTGGTGCAGGACATCGCCTGGCGGATTGAGAAGGGGCTGAAGGTTTTTACGCTCGACACCGGACGCGTTCACCAGGAAACTTACGACATGATCGATCGCGTGCGCGATCAATACGGCATCCGCATGGATGTGTTGTTCCCCGATGCGACAGAAGTGCAGGGGATGGTGGACGCCAAGGGAATGAATCTGTTCTACGAATCGTTGGAGAATCGGCATGAGTGCTGCGGCATCCGCAAGGTGAAGCCGCTGGGGAAGAAGCTGGCCACGCTCGATGCCTGGATCACAGGTCTGCGTCGCGATCAATGGGCCTCGCGCGGCAATGTGCAGAAGATCGAGATCGACGCGGCCAACGGCGGGATCATCAAGCTGAATCCCATCGCCGATTGGACGCGGGAGATGCTGGATGAATACGTGGCCAAGAATCGTGTGCCGCGCCACGCTCTCTACTCGAAGGGCTTCACGAGTATCGGATGCCTGCCCTGCACGCGCGCAACCCAGCCGGGCGAGAATCCGCGCGCGGGCCGTTGGTGGTGGGAAGACGATGGCAAGAAGGAATGCGGCCTGCACGTAGCGGAGAAGTAG